The following proteins are encoded in a genomic region of Hoeflea phototrophica DFL-43:
- the nuoK gene encoding NADH-quinone oxidoreductase subunit NuoK, with protein sequence MEIGLSHYLTVSAILFTLGIFGIFLNRKNVIVILMSVELILLAVNLNMVAFSMHLNDIVGQVFALLILTVAAAEAAIGLAILVVFYRNRGSIAVEDVNMMKG encoded by the coding sequence ATGGAAATCGGACTCTCCCATTACCTGACGGTCAGCGCGATCCTCTTCACGCTCGGCATTTTCGGGATCTTCCTGAACCGCAAGAACGTGATCGTGATCCTGATGTCGGTCGAACTGATCCTGCTGGCGGTCAATCTGAACATGGTGGCCTTCTCGATGCATCTCAATGACATCGTCGGCCAGGTGTTCGCGCTGTTGATCCTGACGGTTGCTGCTGCGGAAGCGGCAATCGGGTTGGCCATTCTCGTCGTCTTCTACCGAAACCGCGGCTCCATCGCCGTGGAAGACGTCAACATGATGAAGGGCTGA
- a CDS encoding NADH-quinone oxidoreductase subunit J: MGLQALFFYMFAFVAVASAFMVIAARNPVHSVLFLILTFFNAAGLFLLTGAEFLAMILLVVYVGAVAVLFLFVVMMLDIDFTEMKSGALEYAPVGALVGIILAAELIIVLGGNAFSPSAATSGANPIPALSERSNTQALGDVLYTDYIFFFQIAGLVLFVAMIGAIVLTLRHREHIKRQDINQQVARTPETAVEVVKVKPGQGI, from the coding sequence ATGGGTCTGCAGGCTCTGTTTTTCTATATGTTTGCCTTCGTGGCAGTGGCATCCGCATTCATGGTGATTGCGGCGCGCAACCCGGTGCATTCGGTGTTGTTCCTCATTCTCACCTTCTTCAACGCGGCCGGTCTGTTCCTGCTCACCGGAGCCGAATTCCTGGCGATGATCCTTCTGGTGGTCTATGTCGGTGCGGTGGCGGTGCTGTTCCTGTTCGTGGTTATGATGCTCGATATCGACTTCACCGAGATGAAATCCGGAGCGCTCGAATATGCGCCGGTCGGCGCTCTGGTGGGGATCATCCTGGCTGCCGAACTGATCATCGTTCTGGGCGGCAACGCATTCAGCCCATCGGCGGCCACCAGCGGTGCCAATCCGATACCGGCGCTGAGCGAACGCTCAAACACCCAGGCACTCGGCGATGTGCTTTACACCGACTACATCTTCTTCTTCCAGATTGCCGGCCTGGTGCTGTTCGTGGCGATGATCGGCGCCATCGTGCTGACGCTGCGCCATCGCGAACACATCAAGCGGCAAGACATCAACCAACAGGTCGCCCGGACACCCGAGACTGCCGTCGAGGTGGTCAAGGTCAAGCCCGGACAAGGCATCTGA
- the nuoI gene encoding NADH-quinone oxidoreductase subunit NuoI, whose product MALAQAAKSLFLKEFVGAFFLSMRYFFKPKATVNYPYEKGPVSPRFRGEHALRRYPNGEERCIACKLCEAICPAQAITIEAGPRRNDGTRRTVRYDIDMVKCIYCGFCQEACPVDAIVEGPNFEFATETREELYYDKDRLLANGDRWEREIARNIAIDSPYR is encoded by the coding sequence ATGGCCTTGGCTCAAGCCGCAAAATCGCTTTTCCTGAAGGAGTTCGTTGGCGCGTTCTTTCTCTCCATGCGCTACTTCTTCAAGCCCAAGGCGACGGTGAACTATCCTTACGAAAAAGGTCCGGTGAGCCCGCGTTTCCGCGGTGAGCATGCGCTGCGCCGCTATCCCAATGGCGAAGAGCGCTGCATTGCCTGCAAGCTCTGCGAGGCGATCTGCCCGGCGCAGGCGATCACCATCGAGGCCGGCCCGCGCCGCAATGACGGAACGCGGCGCACGGTGCGCTACGACATCGACATGGTCAAATGCATCTATTGCGGCTTCTGCCAGGAAGCCTGCCCGGTGGATGCGATTGTCGAGGGACCGAATTTCGAATTCGCGACGGAAACCCGCGAAGAGCTCTACTACGACAAGGACCGGCTGCTCGCCAATGGCGACCGCTGGGAACGGGAAATCGCGCGCAACATTGCGATCGATTCGCCCTACAGGTAA
- the nuoH gene encoding NADH-quinone oxidoreductase subunit NuoH: MDGFITNYVWPGAIILAQSVLMLVALLIFIAYILYADRKIWAAVQLRRGPNVVGPWGLFQSFADLLKFVFKEPVIPSGANKAVFLLAPLLAVTLALASWAVIPVNAGWVIADINVGILFVFAISSLEVYAIIMGGWASNSKYPFLGALRSAAQMVSYEVSMGFVIVSVLLCVGSLNLSEIVMAQATGLGTSVGMPSSLLDWHWLPLFPLFIIFFISALAETNRPPFDLPEAESELVAGHMVEYGSTPYMMFMLGEYAAIVLMCALTTIMFLGGWLPPVDVWFLNWVPGIIWFVLKVCLVFFMFSMVKAFVPRYRYDQLMRLGWKVFLPISLGMLVIVAFVLKLTGTAP; encoded by the coding sequence ATGGACGGTTTCATCACAAACTATGTCTGGCCCGGGGCAATCATCCTGGCGCAATCGGTCCTGATGCTGGTCGCGCTGCTGATCTTCATTGCCTACATTCTTTATGCCGACCGCAAGATCTGGGCTGCCGTGCAGCTTCGCCGTGGTCCGAACGTCGTTGGGCCGTGGGGTCTGTTCCAGTCCTTTGCCGACCTTTTGAAATTTGTGTTCAAAGAGCCAGTGATCCCGTCGGGTGCCAACAAGGCGGTGTTTCTGCTTGCACCGTTGTTGGCTGTGACCCTTGCGCTGGCCAGCTGGGCAGTGATACCGGTCAATGCAGGCTGGGTGATCGCTGATATCAATGTCGGCATCCTGTTCGTTTTTGCCATTTCCTCGCTCGAGGTTTACGCCATCATCATGGGCGGCTGGGCGTCGAACTCGAAATATCCGTTCCTGGGTGCGCTTCGTTCGGCGGCGCAGATGGTCTCTTACGAAGTCTCCATGGGCTTTGTGATCGTCTCGGTGCTGTTGTGCGTCGGTTCGCTCAATCTGAGCGAAATCGTCATGGCGCAGGCCACGGGCCTGGGCACCTCGGTGGGCATGCCAAGTTCGCTGCTGGATTGGCACTGGTTGCCGCTGTTCCCTCTGTTCATCATCTTCTTCATCTCGGCGCTGGCCGAAACCAATCGCCCTCCCTTCGACCTTCCCGAAGCTGAATCGGAGCTGGTGGCTGGTCACATGGTGGAGTATGGCTCGACGCCGTACATGATGTTCATGCTCGGTGAATATGCGGCGATTGTCCTGATGTGCGCGCTGACAACGATCATGTTCCTGGGTGGCTGGCTGCCGCCGGTGGATGTGTGGTTCCTAAATTGGGTGCCTGGCATCATCTGGTTTGTGCTCAAGGTCTGCCTGGTGTTCTTCATGTTCTCCATGGTCAAGGCTTTCGTGCCGCGCTACCGCTACGACCAGCTGATGCGGCTTGGCTGGAAGGTGTTCCTGCCGATCTCGCTGGGCATGCTGGTGATCGTGGCCTTCGTGCTCAAGCTGACGGGGACTGCCCCATGA
- the nuoG gene encoding NADH-quinone oxidoreductase subunit NuoG has protein sequence MAKIKVDGNEIEVPDHYTLLQACEEAGAEVPRFCFHERLSIAGNCRMCLVEVKGGPPKPAASCAMGVRDLRPGPNGEAPEVFTNTPMVKKAREGVMEFLLINHPLDCPICDQGGECDLQDQAMAFGMDNSRYEENKRAVEDKYIGPLVKTIMNRCIHCTRCVRFTTEVAGISELGLIGRGEDAEITTYLEHAMSSEMQGNVIDLCPVGALTSRPYAFQARPWELNKTESIDVMDACGSAVRVDTRGREVMRVMPRVNEAINEEWISDKTRFIWDGLRTQRLDRPYVRRNGKLEVASWGDAFGAIAKAVSAAKPEKIGAIAGDLATVEEMFALKSLMTSLGSSNMDCRQDGAALDPSMGRAGYVFNPTIEGIEDADAILIIGSNPRREAAILNARIRKRWRMGELPIGLIGEAADLRYGHEYLGAGPDTLKELVDGGNKFTAKLKRAKKPMIIIGQGALARGDGAGVLASAAKLAEAVGAVKGDWNGFAVLHTAAARVGGLDLGFVPGEGGLDAGKMLTDTDVLFLLGADELDFTKKTAGFTVYIGTHGDNGAHHADVILPAATYTEKSGTYVNTEGRVQMVNRAAFAPGDARDDWAVLRALSEVLGKKLPYDSLAALRAALYAEFPHFAEIDMISTADPAAIAAIAKKAGRMNKSAFASPVKDFYLTNPIARASAVMAECSALAKTAKAIAAE, from the coding sequence ATGGCCAAGATCAAGGTTGATGGAAACGAGATCGAAGTGCCGGACCACTACACGCTGTTGCAGGCGTGTGAGGAGGCCGGTGCGGAGGTGCCGCGGTTCTGTTTTCACGAGCGGCTTTCGATTGCCGGCAATTGCCGCATGTGCCTGGTCGAGGTGAAGGGCGGACCGCCCAAGCCCGCCGCATCCTGTGCGATGGGCGTGCGCGACCTGAGGCCCGGCCCGAACGGCGAGGCGCCTGAAGTGTTCACCAACACGCCGATGGTCAAGAAGGCCCGCGAAGGCGTGATGGAGTTCCTGCTGATCAACCATCCGCTTGATTGCCCGATCTGCGACCAGGGCGGCGAGTGCGACCTGCAGGACCAGGCCATGGCGTTCGGCATGGACAACTCGCGTTATGAGGAAAACAAGCGCGCGGTTGAAGACAAATATATCGGGCCGCTGGTCAAGACGATCATGAACCGCTGCATTCACTGCACGCGCTGTGTTCGTTTCACCACCGAAGTGGCTGGCATTTCCGAGCTCGGCCTGATCGGCCGTGGTGAGGATGCGGAAATCACCACCTATCTCGAGCATGCGATGAGCTCGGAGATGCAGGGCAATGTGATTGACCTTTGCCCGGTCGGCGCGCTGACCTCGCGGCCCTATGCCTTCCAGGCGCGGCCGTGGGAGCTCAACAAGACCGAATCCATCGACGTGATGGACGCCTGCGGTTCGGCGGTCCGGGTGGATACCCGTGGCCGGGAAGTGATGCGGGTGATGCCGCGCGTCAACGAGGCGATCAACGAGGAATGGATTTCCGACAAGACCCGCTTCATCTGGGACGGTTTGCGCACCCAGCGCCTTGATCGGCCCTATGTGCGCCGCAATGGCAAGTTGGAAGTTGCTTCCTGGGGCGATGCGTTCGGCGCGATCGCCAAGGCGGTGTCCGCAGCCAAACCGGAGAAAATCGGTGCGATCGCAGGCGATCTGGCCACCGTTGAAGAGATGTTCGCGCTCAAGTCGCTGATGACATCACTGGGCTCGTCCAACATGGATTGCCGTCAGGATGGCGCGGCGCTTGACCCGTCGATGGGCCGTGCAGGCTATGTCTTCAACCCGACCATCGAAGGCATTGAAGATGCTGACGCGATTCTGATCATCGGCTCCAATCCGCGCCGCGAGGCTGCCATCCTCAATGCGCGTATCCGCAAGCGCTGGCGCATGGGCGAGTTGCCGATCGGTTTGATCGGGGAAGCCGCCGATCTGCGCTATGGGCATGAGTATCTTGGTGCAGGGCCTGACACGCTCAAGGAGCTGGTGGACGGCGGCAACAAGTTCACGGCCAAGCTCAAGCGCGCCAAGAAGCCGATGATCATCATCGGTCAGGGCGCTCTGGCACGCGGCGATGGCGCGGGCGTTCTCGCCAGTGCAGCCAAGCTCGCCGAAGCCGTTGGCGCGGTGAAGGGCGACTGGAACGGCTTTGCAGTGCTTCACACAGCGGCTGCACGGGTTGGTGGCCTCGATCTCGGCTTCGTGCCGGGCGAGGGTGGCCTCGATGCAGGCAAGATGCTGACCGACACTGATGTGCTGTTCCTGCTGGGCGCGGATGAACTGGATTTCACCAAGAAGACCGCCGGCTTCACCGTCTATATTGGCACCCATGGCGACAATGGCGCGCATCATGCCGATGTGATCCTGCCGGCTGCGACCTACACCGAGAAATCCGGCACCTATGTCAACACAGAAGGACGGGTGCAGATGGTCAACCGCGCGGCTTTCGCGCCGGGTGACGCGCGGGACGATTGGGCGGTGCTTCGGGCCCTGTCGGAGGTGCTGGGCAAGAAACTGCCCTATGATTCGCTCGCTGCTCTGCGCGCAGCGCTCTATGCCGAGTTCCCGCATTTTGCGGAAATCGACATGATTTCAACAGCCGATCCAGCCGCAATTGCCGCAATTGCGAAGAAAGCAGGCCGAATGAACAAATCGGCGTTTGCGTCGCCGGTCAAAGACTTCTATTTGACCAACCCGATCGCACGCGCTTCGGCGGTGATGGCTGAATGCTCGGCCTTGGCGAAGACCGCCAAGGCGATAGCGGCGGAATAG
- the nuoF gene encoding NADH-quinone oxidoreductase subunit NuoF, with translation MLADKDRIFTNIYGVYDKSLKGAMARGHWDGTKGILEKGRDWIINEMKASGLRGRGGAGFPTGLKWSFMPKESDGRPHYLVINADESEPGTCKDRDIMRHDPHTLIEGCVIAGFAMGAHATYIYVRGEYMREREALQAAIDECYEAGLLGKNSKLGYDMDVYVHHGAGAYICGEETALLESLEGKKGQPRLKPPFPANVGLYGCPTTVNNVESIAVAPTILRRGGAWFAGIGRPNNTGTKLFCVSGHVNTPCTVEEAMSIPFRELIDTHCGGIRGGWDNLLAVIPGGSSVPLVPGADIVDTPMDFDSLRDLKSGLGTAAVIVMDKSTDVVKAIWRLSAFYKHESCGQCTPCREGTGWMMRVMDRMVKGNAQKREIDMLFDVTKQIEGHTICALGDAAAWPIQGLIRHFRPEMEARIDQYTRNAVQSCNTRLEAAE, from the coding sequence ATGCTAGCTGACAAAGACCGGATCTTTACCAATATCTACGGCGTCTACGACAAGTCGCTCAAGGGCGCGATGGCGCGTGGCCATTGGGATGGCACCAAGGGGATCCTGGAAAAGGGTCGTGACTGGATCATCAACGAGATGAAGGCCTCGGGCCTGCGCGGCCGTGGCGGGGCAGGGTTCCCGACCGGGCTGAAATGGTCGTTCATGCCCAAGGAGAGCGATGGGCGTCCGCACTATCTCGTCATCAATGCCGATGAGTCCGAGCCGGGCACCTGCAAGGACCGCGACATCATGCGACACGATCCGCACACGCTGATCGAAGGCTGTGTAATCGCCGGTTTCGCCATGGGCGCGCATGCTACCTACATCTATGTCCGCGGCGAATATATGCGCGAGCGTGAAGCGCTGCAGGCGGCGATCGACGAATGCTACGAAGCAGGCCTTCTGGGCAAGAATTCCAAGCTTGGCTACGACATGGATGTCTATGTGCACCATGGCGCCGGTGCCTATATCTGCGGCGAAGAGACTGCGCTGCTTGAAAGTCTTGAGGGCAAGAAGGGCCAGCCGCGGCTGAAACCGCCTTTCCCGGCCAATGTTGGCCTTTATGGGTGCCCGACGACCGTCAACAATGTGGAATCGATCGCGGTTGCGCCGACCATTCTGCGCCGCGGTGGCGCCTGGTTTGCTGGCATCGGCCGGCCCAACAACACCGGCACCAAGCTGTTTTGCGTGTCCGGCCACGTCAACACGCCGTGCACGGTCGAAGAGGCAATGTCGATCCCGTTCCGCGAGCTGATCGACACCCATTGCGGCGGCATCCGCGGCGGCTGGGACAATCTGCTGGCGGTCATTCCCGGCGGGTCTTCTGTGCCGCTGGTGCCTGGAGCCGATATCGTCGACACGCCAATGGATTTTGACAGCCTGCGTGACCTCAAATCGGGCCTTGGCACGGCTGCAGTCATTGTCATGGACAAGTCGACCGATGTGGTCAAAGCGATCTGGCGACTGTCGGCCTTCTACAAGCACGAGAGCTGCGGCCAGTGCACGCCTTGCCGCGAGGGCACCGGCTGGATGATGCGGGTCATGGACCGCATGGTCAAAGGCAATGCGCAGAAGCGCGAAATCGACATGCTGTTTGATGTCACCAAGCAGATCGAAGGCCACACCATCTGCGCGCTTGGCGACGCGGCGGCATGGCCGATCCAGGGCTTGATCCGGCATTTCCGTCCCGAGATGGAAGCACGGATCGATCAATACACACGCAATGCCGTTCAAAGCTGCAACACGCGGCTGGAAGCGGCGGAATAA
- a CDS encoding NADH-quinone oxidoreductase subunit E, giving the protein MSVRRLAEESVQPAEFAFNREFAAQAKTWIKKYPKERAQSAVIPLLMLAQEQDGWVTKPAIETIADMLGMPYIRALEVATFYTQFQLKPVGTRAHIQVCGTTPCMLRGSEELMEVCRSKIHPEPFHLNESGTLSWEEVECQGACVNAPMVMIFKDAYEDLTPERLAYIIDRFDAGRPEDINTGPQIKRTFSAPASGLTSLTEEIKPGSKRAAKSTKAKASTPAAKSPSNPKAVNSTAAVANTAKLVTSAKKPAAKTTVTKGNATMAVAATASGRAKAAADKTAAPKSAAAAKPSAASAAPSLEDKNRPAGIAKPANPEDLKMISGVGPKIEGILHSLGIYTFAQVASWKKAEREWVDGYLKFKGRIEREDWVKQAKALAKGGEAEYIKVFGKKPR; this is encoded by the coding sequence ATGTCCGTTCGCAGACTTGCCGAAGAGAGTGTCCAGCCCGCGGAATTCGCGTTTAACCGTGAATTTGCCGCGCAGGCCAAGACCTGGATAAAGAAGTATCCCAAGGAGCGCGCGCAATCGGCGGTGATCCCGCTGCTGATGCTTGCTCAGGAGCAGGACGGCTGGGTGACCAAGCCTGCGATCGAGACCATAGCTGACATGCTCGGCATGCCCTATATCCGGGCGCTTGAAGTGGCGACGTTCTATACCCAGTTCCAGCTCAAACCGGTGGGCACGCGCGCCCATATTCAGGTTTGCGGCACCACGCCTTGCATGCTGCGCGGCTCGGAAGAGCTGATGGAAGTCTGCCGCAGCAAGATCCATCCGGAGCCATTCCATCTCAACGAGAGCGGGACGCTTTCGTGGGAAGAAGTTGAATGCCAGGGCGCCTGCGTGAACGCGCCGATGGTGATGATCTTCAAGGATGCCTATGAGGATCTGACACCGGAGCGGCTCGCTTACATCATCGATCGTTTCGATGCCGGCCGTCCTGAGGACATCAACACCGGTCCGCAGATCAAGCGCACCTTCTCTGCACCGGCAAGCGGTCTGACGAGCCTCACCGAAGAGATCAAGCCGGGCAGCAAGCGGGCTGCTAAGTCGACCAAGGCAAAGGCAAGCACGCCTGCCGCCAAATCGCCGTCCAATCCAAAAGCGGTCAATTCGACCGCAGCTGTCGCCAACACCGCCAAGTTGGTGACGTCGGCGAAGAAACCGGCCGCCAAGACAACGGTGACCAAGGGCAATGCAACAATGGCTGTCGCTGCGACAGCATCCGGTCGTGCCAAAGCTGCCGCGGACAAGACTGCTGCGCCGAAGTCCGCAGCAGCAGCGAAACCCTCAGCTGCGAGTGCCGCGCCTTCGCTGGAGGACAAGAATCGTCCCGCTGGGATCGCCAAGCCTGCCAACCCGGAGGACCTCAAGATGATTTCCGGCGTCGGACCGAAGATCGAAGGCATTTTGCACTCGCTCGGCATCTACACGTTCGCTCAGGTTGCTTCGTGGAAAAAGGCCGAACGCGAATGGGTTGACGGATATCTGAAATTCAAGGGCCGCATCGAGCGTGAAGACTGGGTCAAGCAGGCCAAGGCGCTGGCCAAGGGTGGCGAGGCCGAGTACATCAAGGTCTTTGGCAAGAAGCCGCGCTGA
- a CDS encoding NADH-quinone oxidoreductase subunit D — translation MNEHNVRNFNINFGPQHPAAHGVLRLVLELDGEIVERVDPHIGLLHRGTEKLIEAKTYLQAVPYFDRLDYVAPMNQEHAFALAVEKLAGVTVPKRGQLIRVLYSEIGRILSHLLNVTTQALDVGALTPPLWGFEEREKLMVFYERACGARLHAAYFRPGGVHQDLPDDLVEDIGKWCDPFLQTCDDIEGLLTDNRIFKQRNVDIAIVKLDDAWAWGFSGVMVRGSGAAWDLRRSQPYECYSEMDFDIPIGKNGDCYDRYLIRMQEMRESVKIMKQCVEQLLGKEKTGPVSATDGKIVPPKRGEMKRSMEALIHHFKLYTEGYRVPEGEVYTAVEAPKGEFGVYLVSDGSNKPYRCKIRAPGYAHLQAMDFICRGHQLADVSAALGSLDIVFGEVDR, via the coding sequence ATGAACGAACATAACGTCCGCAACTTCAACATCAATTTCGGCCCCCAGCATCCGGCGGCGCACGGCGTTCTGCGCCTGGTGCTTGAGCTCGATGGTGAAATCGTCGAACGCGTCGATCCGCATATCGGGCTTTTGCACCGCGGCACCGAGAAGCTGATCGAGGCCAAGACCTATCTGCAGGCCGTTCCGTATTTCGACCGGCTCGACTATGTCGCGCCGATGAATCAGGAGCATGCCTTCGCGCTTGCTGTTGAAAAGCTTGCCGGTGTTACCGTGCCGAAGCGCGGCCAGCTGATCCGGGTGCTCTATTCGGAAATCGGCCGGATCCTGTCGCATCTGCTCAACGTGACCACCCAGGCGCTGGATGTGGGCGCGTTGACGCCGCCGCTGTGGGGCTTTGAAGAGCGCGAAAAGCTGATGGTGTTTTACGAGCGGGCCTGCGGCGCGCGGCTTCATGCCGCCTATTTCCGGCCCGGTGGCGTGCATCAGGATCTGCCCGATGATCTGGTCGAGGACATCGGCAAGTGGTGTGATCCGTTCCTTCAGACCTGCGATGACATCGAAGGGCTTTTGACCGACAACCGTATCTTCAAACAGCGCAATGTCGATATCGCCATCGTCAAGCTTGATGATGCCTGGGCCTGGGGCTTCTCGGGCGTGATGGTGCGTGGCTCCGGCGCCGCGTGGGACCTGCGCCGCTCGCAGCCCTATGAGTGCTATTCGGAAATGGATTTCGACATTCCGATCGGCAAGAACGGTGACTGCTACGACCGTTACCTGATCCGCATGCAGGAAATGCGTGAATCGGTAAAGATCATGAAGCAGTGCGTCGAGCAGCTGCTGGGCAAGGAAAAGACCGGCCCGGTGTCTGCCACCGATGGCAAGATCGTTCCGCCCAAGCGCGGCGAGATGAAGCGCTCGATGGAAGCGCTGATCCATCACTTTAAGCTCTACACCGAAGGCTACCGGGTGCCGGAAGGCGAGGTCTATACAGCCGTGGAAGCGCCCAAGGGCGAGTTCGGCGTCTATCTGGTCTCCGATGGCTCGAACAAGCCTTACCGCTGCAAGATCCGGGCGCCGGGCTACGCGCATCTCCAGGCGATGGACTTCATCTGCCGTGGTCACCAGCTGGCCGACGTTTCTGCCGCACTGGGCTCGCTCGACATCGTGTTCGGGGAGGTTGACCGGTGA
- a CDS encoding NADH-quinone oxidoreductase subunit C, whose product MSDALKDLSDYLGEIRGNLIESSEIAYGELTLIAQPANLIELMTFLRDDAQCQFVNFIDCCGVDWPGRAERFDVVYHLLSPRQNIRIRVKVATAEDAPVPSLTAVYPGADWFEREAYDLYGILFTGHPDLRRILTDYGFEGHPLRKDFPLTGFVEVRYDDEVKRVVYEPVELKQEFRNFDFLSPWEGTDYVLPGDEKAKG is encoded by the coding sequence ATGAGTGATGCCCTCAAGGACCTTTCGGACTATCTCGGCGAGATCAGAGGCAATCTGATCGAGAGCTCCGAAATTGCCTATGGTGAACTGACGCTGATCGCGCAGCCGGCCAATCTGATTGAACTGATGACGTTCCTGCGTGATGACGCGCAGTGCCAGTTCGTCAACTTCATAGATTGTTGCGGCGTCGACTGGCCGGGCCGCGCCGAGCGGTTTGACGTGGTCTATCATCTGCTTTCGCCGCGCCAGAACATCCGGATCCGGGTCAAGGTCGCCACCGCAGAGGATGCTCCGGTGCCATCGCTTACGGCGGTCTATCCGGGGGCGGACTGGTTCGAGCGGGAAGCCTATGATCTCTATGGCATCCTGTTCACCGGTCACCCGGACCTGCGCCGGATCCTCACCGATTACGGATTTGAAGGCCATCCGCTCAGGAAGGACTTCCCGCTCACCGGCTTTGTCGAAGTGCGCTACGACGACGAGGTCAAGCGGGTGGTCTATGAGCCTGTCGAACTCAAGCAGGAATTCCGCAACTTCGACTTTCTCTCTCCCTGGGAAGGCACCGATTATGTGCTTCCGGGCGATGAAAAAGCCAAGGGTTGA
- a CDS encoding NuoB/complex I 20 kDa subunit family protein, with amino-acid sequence MGVSNQTLVAPAAKGIIDPNTGKPVGQDDAFFGEVNNELADKGFLVTSTDELINWSRTGSLMWMTFGLACCAVEMMQMSMPRYDAERFGFAPRASPRQSDVMIVAGTLTNKMAPALRKVYDQMPEPRYVISMGSCANGGGYYHYSYSVVRGCDRVVPVDIYVPGCPPTAEALLYGVLLLQKKMRRTGTIER; translated from the coding sequence ATGGGAGTGAGCAACCAGACACTGGTGGCGCCCGCGGCCAAGGGGATCATCGATCCCAACACCGGCAAGCCGGTGGGGCAGGATGATGCGTTCTTTGGTGAGGTCAACAATGAACTCGCCGACAAGGGGTTTCTGGTCACCTCGACCGATGAGCTGATCAACTGGTCGCGCACCGGATCGCTGATGTGGATGACCTTTGGACTGGCCTGTTGCGCCGTCGAGATGATGCAGATGTCGATGCCGCGCTACGATGCCGAGCGCTTCGGTTTCGCGCCGCGCGCCAGCCCGCGCCAGTCCGACGTGATGATCGTTGCGGGCACGCTGACCAACAAGATGGCGCCTGCTCTGCGGAAGGTCTACGACCAGATGCCCGAGCCGCGTTACGTGATCTCGATGGGGTCCTGCGCCAATGGCGGCGGTTACTACCACTATTCCTATTCGGTGGTGCGCGGCTGCGACCGCGTGGTGCCCGTCGACATCTATGTACCGGGCTGCCCGCCCACAGCCGAAGCGCTGCTCTACGGTGTTCTTCTGCTGCAGAAGAAGATGCGCCGTACCGGCACGATCGAGCGCTAG
- a CDS encoding NADH-quinone oxidoreductase subunit A yields MTELLGAYVPIAIFIGLALVIGLALLIAPFAIAYKNPDPEKLSAYECGFNAFDDARMKFDVRFYLVSILFIIFDLEVAFLFPWAVSFGEIGWIGFWSMMVFLGVLTVGFIYEWKKGALEWE; encoded by the coding sequence ATGACGGAACTTTTGGGCGCATATGTGCCGATTGCGATCTTCATCGGTTTGGCGCTGGTGATCGGACTGGCCCTGCTGATTGCGCCATTTGCGATTGCCTACAAAAACCCCGATCCCGAAAAGCTCTCCGCCTATGAATGCGGCTTCAACGCATTTGACGACGCACGCATGAAATTCGATGTGCGCTTTTATCTGGTGTCGATTCTTTTCATCATTTTCGACCTTGAAGTGGCATTCCTGTTTCCCTGGGCGGTCTCGTTCGGTGAGATTGGCTGGATTGGGTTCTGGTCAATGATGGTGTTTCTCGGCGTTCTGACGGTCGGCTTCATCTATGAATGGAAAAAGGGAGCGCTCGAATGGGAGTGA